AGTATCACTTTCTCTTATTCCTCAACTACAGGTGTAGTAAACCTTATGGTCATTTGCTAACTTCATTTGAGGATTAATGTTATAATTATGAGCAGAGCACAACTGAAATTTTGAGACTGTCTTTCTGGTAACCAACAGCTGTGCTATATCTAATGGTCGTTACCACTCAATATATGAAAAGTTCGGTTTTACTGACAGATTTTAGGGACTTATAGGGACCTGTTTCTCAATCCTTATGAGTTTCTCCTATATCATTTTTTAGGGTTCTTATACTTTATAGATCTAACTTAGAATTCATTAAATAATTTGACTCTCAGTAGATCAGAAAGCTTTAGTGTTGACGTGAACTTCACttggttgaaagttgaaaatttcGCTATTTTATTGAATATTCATGCAGAGCAACAAGTAGAACTGAAGTCTATGCATGAAAAATTCCAGGAGGTTGTTCTTCAGCATCTCCAAGATTGTGAAAACACACTTGAAGGACTGGAAGCAAACCAGATCGAGTTGAAGGGAATCATGAAAAAGTAAAGTATGGAACTTTAAACTTTTTGAATTCATTTCTTTAATTAAGTAACTGCATCTCATATTCAATAGATATCCCTTGTGAAATTTCATGATTTTGTTAAGTGATACTTGCAAATTtgcaaattaaataaacaaGCATGTAACTGTGCTCTATTACAATGCCTGCAAATATTTGAGTTCCAAAATGATCAAATGAACATTTTTCTATGTGTTTTGGGCATTGCATCTCAGGTTCAGAAAATGACAATATAAAATGTTTAATTTGTACTGGAAGTCAATTGGGTTTACTAATTTGGGAAATGGAAACACATTGAGTGAAATTTTGTGATTATATGGACTTTAACCTTTTTGGTATATGCAAGCTGATCAGTGAtgcttgtattttgttggtaTGAACCTTAATGAGAATATATAGATGAAACCACTTGGTCTGGAATCATCCATCAtggaaaatttattttccatgGTTTTCCACATGAAGCGTTCTAGTGTTTAGTTCAACATACTAACATGCTGACATACTGACTGGCCATAGCTACTAggcaaacaaaaatatataatgtCATGATCTTCAAACAACATGAATAACCACCATGTGTTTTGAGAAACAAACAGGAATGGTTCAGATCCTGCATAAATGATGTTTAGTCCAGCATTCATGTAGAACGAGGTATTGGCCTAATGGAAAGGTTGTTTATAATCTATCATGTATTGGACTGTAAAATACAGCTTCTGGTTACCCTGCTTGCCTGGTTGCAATTATGCAACCAAAATACTTAACGAGGTTGAATTTGCACCAAGTCGTTTACATACCAAAAAAGAGGATTTGAAGCCTAGTATGTATAATTACAATGTTTGATAAATTTGAATACATATAGCTGCTGGAGACAAGTTTTTTTGCTGGGTCgtgcttacatttttttttttttgtttacagaAGCTTTAAACCAGAAGATTCTCTTGCAAGTTGGAGCAACAGTTGAGAGCCGCTTCAATGATGCCCAAAGAAGGATCACAGCCATTCACAAGGcaagttttctattttttttttttttttgtgtaaaaatTTTATTGCTGATCCCTTATGTGCTGTGAATAATATGTTTAGTTGCTAATTGATTGTCTTTAACTCTTTATTGATGTTCAGAATAGCTATGCTGTCATCATTTATTATGTACATCTAAGCTGAGTGTACTGATCAATGGACATTTGAGCGCAAGATACATGCTTAATTGACTAATTGTTTACAGATGCATTGATTGCAGTCTTGTTAAGTGAGTTTCAACTATCAGTCACACACATTAGCTTTTAAAACTATATTAAGAAAATCACCAGGTTTTATCCACTTGAGGTAGGATTCTCATGTCTTGAAATTGTGCTTATGGAGAAGGTCAGGCACTAAAATTTATAGACGATGATAAGGAGCTTATACATTTGGCTTAACATGAGATCTGTTGATTCGGACTTATTGCAGTCAGCAAGGAAACAGATGCTCCAATTGAAACATGTTATAGCTGACTGTTTTCCTGAGGATAGTCTAACTTGAGCTGACTTCAATTGCTATCTCAATGGATGAGGACATAGCTCAGCATTAAGCCTTCCTGGAGATGGTCATTGATCTTGAGAAATTGCCTTCAAGCCCTTGCATTGAATGAAATTGCTCCTTCCCTATATAGCAGTAGGTATACATACTCTTATTAATTGTATAGATAGCATAATGTATAGAAAAGCAGTAGAATTCACTTCAAAAGCTTCATTGCTCCTATGTCATTTCtgtgttctttatttttctccatTCCTAGGCTCAAAACGCATAGCATGGGGAAATTTAAAGAAAACTATTCAGCTAGTCAGCCCATGAAATAAGGGTTTAGAGATGAGCAGTATTGAGGGTTTTCTTTACCCCTCCCATTGAAACCTCTATGCTTTTTGAAGAAACACCATGACCAGCAGGCTTCATGCCAAAAAGGGCATATTACTCTTCTGCTCAATGGCAGTTGCTCCGTCTCAGGTGAGTCTTGTTCAAGCCGAAAAGTACTCAGAAAGTGAGTCTCATTTTGGCATATCAATTATCACAGACAACATTTGCTATGTTGGGACCTTTAGCtgacatcaagattaaataGCTCATCATTGCCATTTTCAATACCAAGAGAAGGCAAACCCAGATTGGGTTtgtgatcttcatccttcaACTCAAACCGTAAGCACTCTAGAGCCCCTTGGAGTTTATTGAACTCTGGATGCATGAAATCCGTAGCATAAAACTTGTGAACATGCGAACCTAACTCAATCCAACTACTTCCAGGTTTCTTTGTCAAGCTCCTCTCCTTTATTGCTGCTCTGGTCGTTGATGCATCAGTCCATTTCTTGGTTGAGGCATATATATTAGATAAAAGAACATAGTGCCCCGAATCTTTCGTATTCTTCTGTTGGATTTCTTTCCCAATAAACTGAGCAATATCAAACCTATTATGAACTCTGCATGCACCAAGTAAGCTTCCCAGAACATTTATGTCAGGTTCCAAAGGCATCTGTCTGATGAACTTAAATGCATCCTCAAGATGACCTCCTCTAGCTAGAAGGTCCACAATGCATGCATAGTGTTCCATTTCCGGCAGAATGTTGTAATCATCGATCATCGAATTAAATAATAGCCAGCCTTTCTCGACCAGACCAGCATGACTACAAGCTGACAAGAGTACTACAAAAGTGACCTTACTGGGTCGGATTCTGGCTTCCTGCATTTGCTCTAAATATGAAAAAGCCATTTCAGCCTGTCCTTGAGTACCATGTGCAGCGATGATCGTGTTGTATGTCACAATATTCTTTTCCATCATCTGACTGAGAACATTTAGCCCCAATTCAAGGAAACCACATTTGCAGTACATATCTATTAGAGAATTTCCAACAGAAACTACTGCTGTGAAACCGTTTCTAATTGCATAGCCATGAATTTCCTTCCCCTGTCGAGGAGTTCCCATCATCGCGCACATTGGAATCATACTCACCAGGGTTATAAAGTTCGGTCTCAGATCAGATTCCCATAATCTTTGGAAgattccaaatgctaaactgatATCACCATTTAGAGAATACCCAACAATCATTGAGTTCCAAATGCTGATGTCCTTATTAGACATGATATTAAAAATGTGTTCGGCTTCTCTCACCGACCCCAAATGAGCATACATGTCAATTAATGCACTTCCTACAACAACATCATCTTCAAACCCTTGCTTTAGGATATAACTGTGCATCTCCTTCCCCTGTTTGAACAATTTAAGCTTTGCTAATCCAGGAAGAATGCTTGCTGCAATCATTGCATTTGTGCTCATTCCTATCCTATTCATTTCAAGATATAGTTCAAAACTTTCGCGATGCAGGCAATTACATGCATAGCCAGCAATCAATGTGCTCCAAGAAACTACATCCCTGTTCTCCATGTTGCAAAATACACTGCAGGCTTCAACAGTGCAACCACATTTACAGTACATATTTATCAGAGCATTGGAAACATACAAATCACTATCAAAACCATTCCTTACAGCAAAGCCTTGCAAGGTCATTCCTAGATGCCTTGCACCCAATCTACCAGATTCAGGAAGAATGGCTGCCACAATTACCGAATCAGGGTGTATGCCATCCATTCTCATCCTTCTAAACAGACATATCGCCTGAGACCAGTCCCCATTTTGCAAAGTCCCACATATCATTGCACCCCACGAAGCTAAATCTTTCTTTGGCATTTCATCAAATACATGCCGTGCTTCCACTAAACTGCCACACTTTCCAAACATATCGATCAAAGCACATTCAACATAAATATTGCGCTTTACGTCACGATGGATCTCGTTGAATACGATCAAATCTTTCACCCTCCTTCCTTCTTCAAGCGCATTCAACTCAGAACAAGCCTTTAAAACAATTGGGTATGTATAATTGTCAGGGTTCATACCTTGAACTAGCATCAAGTGATAGAATTCAATTGCTTTAGAAAATTGGCCCATATCAACAAAACCTCGGAGCATCGCATTCCAAGCCAGATTACTCCTGCAAGGTAGTAGATTGAAGACGAGAAGTCCTTCCCGGAGACAGCCAAAGTTGACATAGACACTGACAAGCTGCGAACCCAGAACTCTATCGGCACTGATGGGGCTAAAGAAACCATTGACAAGTAAAACGGCATGTAATCTTTTAACTTCAAATGGATTGGGTGGTGCTTTCAGTAAATAGAACAGATCACCATAAGCAAGACTTGTAAGAGAGGTCGCTTGATGGCGAGTGATAAGGGATGGAATGATTTGGATAGTCTGGTGTACAGATATCGGTGTCGACTTGGGTCCGCGAGGAAATGAAGGCAATTTCGATATCGACGATAAGTGGTGTCGAGCTCGGCTTAGCATGTTCAGGAGACTGAATCATCCTTCATTGCTAAAGCAGTAAAGCTGATGAAGTTAGGTTTCGGTTTAGAAGATGGGCTTTGAAGACCCATTAGTTTAGCCATGGCCCATTCGGTTGCCTCAATCCAACCCAAGCCCATGGGTCATGAATGGATGTGGGCTCTATTTAAGGCCTTGTTAAGGCTCAGATTTAGGCCCTCCTATTGATTGGGTTCTCTTTTAAGGCCTGATTAATTGTTTAAGGCCTATCCACTATCGAGGTAGGATGAAATATCCTTAAAAAAATAggattaaatacaagaaaaaatgcttgagacccctaaTTTAAGGTTTCGATACATTTCGAAATGGAGAAATTTCTACTAAAATAGGTGTTATCCGATAACAATTAGTCGATTTGGATTTGTGAATTAGAGCTTGTTTATGAAGTGACATGTCCTTTTATCTCTTACTACTCCCTCCACCTATATTGCTAGGAATACAATAGTATCAAGAACAGAGAATAAATATCGGACCTGTAGTATGTTCATGGGGGTTGGGCCTCCAttgaaattttgaagaaaaaaaaattattgggtATTAGGTACCAGCCCATGCAAAAATTAATTAGACACCCATAATGCAAATTAATCAGGTCCATTCCCTAACAAAAGAACAAATGGATGTGGTTTTGCAATTTGTTGACTCATGCGGAATTGTTAAAGAGAGTTGCTTAGAACTATTACTAATGATTTTCTACTCGAACTTTTTCATaatatgaaaactcgtagagaacaattgtaatgaataatgatgtattgttttattattaatGACTATACTCATACCATATAACTAACTTCAAAAAAATTCTCGAGGACATTACCCTCGGACCGCACCACTTAACTGTTCTGCTAATGAGTTTGCGTCCTGAATCCATCACTGGTTACGATATTAAGACCATAATACCTCTATAAACAGGCTTGACAATCTCAATACATTAACATTAATTGTTTTAGGCTTAATCATAATTTAAAATGTCTAATTACCTCGAAATCATATTAAATTAaagatagaaggaaaaaaaaaagtggtaaaGCTGTTAAAGAAAAGTGATTTTAGGGTCCAGTCTCTTGGAGACATTTCTAGACAATCATTGATGTCTTAAACTGGTAAAGAAAGTGTTCAGACAGAACAACAGAAGCTGAGAGAAACATGAGGTTGAAACAAAGATTTACAAGGGACACATGAAAAAGGCTACCCAACTTTTTCTTCATAGCATAAAGTCTACTAAACATATAAAATTAGCATAATAGGTAAATAATTTTCGTGCACAAACTTCTTACAATGGACGACAGGATCGCGGGAACGTACGGAATGTAAGCAACGGATCGCGGGAACGTACGGAATATAAACAGATTTTATTCCCACAtaatatggagagagattcttTTTAAGGAATTGAACCTATAACCTCTAAGTTGTATTCGTGTAACTTTCTTGTTCGTCTGTTTGAAATTAACAGAGTAACTAAATAGATAAGTTAAAAGAATCTCATTGGTCAATAAcaattgtgatttttttttcttcttttgtttacTCAATTGCAACAACACAAAGCATATCCAGTAAGAGAAAAAAGACAACATAACAAACTTTATTCTGCAATTCTAAccaaacccaacaagtttaagaacaaaaaaaaggcaACAAAGTAAGAAATGTTTGTAGCAAAAGACTTATATACAGAAGAAAACTCAATTGGCACACACACCTTTAATCAAccatgatgaagatgaagaagaagaagaagaagaagcagaagcagcATTTGTTGAATCAATTCAAAGCTATAACTGTCCGTAGGCCGTCGTAAGCCTGTGAGAATCAGTGTTCTCTTGCTGCTGATTATGATTCAACAATCCACTTGAATTATCACTCAAAATATGAGTTAATGACTTACTCTCATTGTACAAAGACTAAGGATTCTGTAAAGCAGCAGCCATTAACACCGGATTTTGGAGATATTCAGGCCACTTGATCTCTCCATTTTGGGTTTCCAGTAGCTGGTGGATCTGGGTCTCTTTCATTGATGTTGCTCCACATTCTACCGATGATCCCCAAGAAAATAAGTTGTTCTCAAAGAAGGAGCTTCCACTGCTGCTGTTACTGTTATTGCTTGGGGCACCAGGTTCCCAGTATCGAGAACCATTGATTGGGAAAGAAGCCATAGTGGGAGTATCAGGAGGAAGAGTAATGTGAGGCCTGTAAGTCATAGGAGGAGGagttgaagaaacaaaagagtTGTTGCTTATTGGTGGAAGGATTGAAGATGAAGTGGAAGTGAATTCAGAGTTCATATCAAAAGCTTTGCTTGTCTGGGTAAACCAGAgatttgggtttgaatttgtggGGATTCTTGGATTTGGTAAGTAGTTGAATTGGTTCTGGAGAGGAAAACAGGTTGAGCCTTCATCAGGGGAGGTTGAAGAAGCATATCCATTGCTGCCATTAATTTGTCCAGAAACTGAAGAAGGTATATTTTCTTGCAAATTGGTCAGAGGCCTTGAGTTGTTGTCGGAGCTGAGAATGTTGAGTTCACTTGATAACCCAGAAACCTTATCTTGACTATTTGATGGAGTCTTCATGTCGTCTTCTCCATTTTCAACTTCTGATAGAGGTTTGTGAGTGACTGGGTCAATACCTCTCTGTCTCAGCTTCTTTTTCAGGCAAGAATTCCACAGATTCTTTATTTCATTATCAGTTCTTCCTGGCATTTGTGCTGCAATCTGTGACCACCTGAAGAATCCACAGGAAAAACCCAAAAACTCAGCTCCCAAAACAAccaaaattgattgaatttcagagattaaacaaaaaaaaagttaatcaaACCTGTTCCCAAGAACTGCATGGAGTTCAATTATAAGATTCTCTTCTTGCTCTGAAAATGTGCCTCTTTTCAAATCAGGCCTTAAGTAATTAAGCCACCTCAATCTGCAGCTCTTCCCACACCTTTGCAGACCTGCAAACATTGCAGAGACAATTTGGTCAAAACCGATAAAACAGAAGAAATTgagggtttttgtttttctttttctttttcttaccaGCTTGTTTAGGTACAGAGCTCCAACAACCATGGCCGTACTGGGTAATATACCTCAAGAGTTTCTCGTCTTCCTCTGGTGACCACAGTCCTTTCCTTAGTTTCTGCTTGTAACAGCAAGAGTGCCTCCCCATTTGTACTAAAGACCAAGTTTTTCAATGTGGAAAATTCCTTCCCTAAAACACCAATATTTGTTGAATCCTAGGTGAACTGTCTCTAGTACAATGAAGCAGAGGCGGCTTTGGTTTATTGTACTATATGCtttgaaacagagagagagagagagagagagagagagagaggaggctGAGAAAAATTGAAGTAGCTGCTGTGAAAGGGTGTTCAATTAATATAAGAAGACCCCcctagatagagagagagagagagatagagagagactaTGGGGGATATGAAAATTTAGCATTCATTTGCAAAAATGATACATCTCATCAAAAAAAAGGTGTCTTAAATTTTAATGTCCTTTGCAGGGAAGGTGGGGTCTTTTTTTCACTGAAATTATATTGAGGCACAAAACAGAAGTTGATATTAATTAACCCCAattgcttctcttttttttatgaaaaatgatGGGTAGGGTGGCCCAAGTTTAACAATATTCTTTGGGCGTGACTATGAGAGTATTCACCTGTTGAAAACTATTTGGTTGGAGTGATATACTATCATTTCGTAATTCTGTCACCGTAACTCCAACAAAATGTATCGTTGGAGAAAACCCTTGCTTTTTGGCACGGTGAACTGTCCGGTTTGAGCGATAGTCACTGTCATTTGGTAACTGCGTCATTGTAATCTCAATAAAACGTACAATTGGAGAAAACCCTTGCTCCTTAGTACAGTGATATCTAGTTCACAAAATTCAGGCCGGTCAAATTGTTTGTAACTTAAGTCAGTGAAaatacactcttttttttttaaacagggaGGATGTTCGAACTCTGGTCACTAAGTAATACACATCATCCTTACCGTCCCAACTAGTGACTCAGGTGTGAAAATACACAAATTCACAGTGTGTTAATTAAGGTAACAAACAGAATATGATACAAATCTGCTAAAGAAACAAAAGTACACACTTCTTCATCTTTTTatacaaaattattaatttgtgTATACTCTACAGAgacactcctctctctctatatacacAAAAATAGATTTGCCACTTTGCTTCAGCAGAGCTAACTTTTGTATCCTAAACAAAACAGGGTACTCTGTCTCTGTCTTCTTCACTCTCCCAGCTTCACTGCCAAATCATCACCACATTGAAAAGTGTCATCATTACGTGGAAAGAACTATAAATtctggtatttttttttggtgtgaaTGTGACGTGTTTATTATTTAAGatagaaaagaaaattccaCCATTACCCCACActaatttttttggtaaccaataAACTCGGACTTGTCAGTTGTCAGGTTTATCATTTACCAACgtgataaattgggtcaaaacacaACGCTTGACCACCAAGATATATTATTCTCTGTGAGAATCGAATTCAGGATCTTCAAATCTATATGATTTAGTCTCAAGAGAGATTCATTAACTAAGCTCACAATACCATTTGCTTCCATTTCAAGACACACATATTCTTTCAATTCTCTCTAGTCGCACACACCATTGTTTGGCTTTCATGATGGGAATTCAAGAAAAGAGTAGCTTTGCTTACACGATTGCTACATAAATTGAGAAGTCAAAATTGACAAGTTTTGTCACAAAACTCATATACATTGAATTTGATGTGACTAGgtagttgtattttttttatcatatgagTAAGCAATAATTCAATACAATACTAACATGGTATTGTTGGCTGATGTAAATAATAACTATGTTTAGAAGTATTTATCGCATAACACATAAACCGCACACACACACGACACGGAATGATAATGTGTCCCCTACGGACACTaaataaggatgaaaaatgtgcaTTGGAATCtgaaaaaatatacatatttcgagtttaaaaaattaaatgagagAGTGTACGTTCATCACATCACACATGACAGAG
This sequence is a window from Tripterygium wilfordii isolate XIE 37 chromosome 8, ASM1340144v1, whole genome shotgun sequence. Protein-coding genes within it:
- the LOC120004499 gene encoding transcription factor MYB61-like, which produces MGRHSCCYKQKLRKGLWSPEEDEKLLRYITQYGHGCWSSVPKQAGLQRCGKSCRLRWLNYLRPDLKRGTFSEQEENLIIELHAVLGNRWSQIAAQMPGRTDNEIKNLWNSCLKKKLRQRGIDPVTHKPLSEVENGEDDMKTPSNSQDKVSGLSSELNILSSDNNSRPLTNLQENIPSSVSGQINGSNGYASSTSPDEGSTCFPLQNQFNYLPNPRIPTNSNPNLWFTQTSKAFDMNSEFTSTSSSILPPISNNSFVSSTPPPMTYRPHITLPPDTPTMASFPINGSRYWEPGAPSNNSNSSSGSSFFENNLFSWGSSVECGATSMKETQIHQLLETQNGEIKWPEYLQNPVLMAAALQNP
- the LOC120003247 gene encoding pentatricopeptide repeat-containing protein At3g16610-like, yielding MLSRARHHLSSISKLPSFPRGPKSTPISVHQTIQIIPSLITRHQATSLTSLAYGDLFYLLKAPPNPFEVKRLHAVLLVNGFFSPISADRVLGSQLVSVYVNFGCLREGLLVFNLLPCRSNLAWNAMLRGFVDMGQFSKAIEFYHLMLVQGMNPDNYTYPIVLKACSELNALEEGRRVKDLIVFNEIHRDVKRNIYVECALIDMFGKCGSLVEARHVFDEMPKKDLASWGAMICGTLQNGDWSQAICLFRRMRMDGIHPDSVIVAAILPESGRLGARHLGMTLQGFAVRNGFDSDLYVSNALINMYCKCGCTVEACSVFCNMENRDVVSWSTLIAGYACNCLHRESFELYLEMNRIGMSTNAMIAASILPGLAKLKLFKQGKEMHSYILKQGFEDDVVVGSALIDMYAHLGSVREAEHIFNIMSNKDISIWNSMIVGYSLNGDISLAFGIFQRLWESDLRPNFITLVSMIPMCAMMGTPRQGKEIHGYAIRNGFTAVVSVGNSLIDMYCKCGFLELGLNVLSQMMEKNIVTYNTIIAAHGTQGQAEMAFSYLEQMQEARIRPSKVTFVVLLSACSHAGLVEKGWLLFNSMIDDYNILPEMEHYACIVDLLARGGHLEDAFKFIRQMPLEPDINVLGSLLGACRVHNRFDIAQFIGKEIQQKNTKDSGHYVLLSNIYASTKKWTDASTTRAAIKERSLTKKPGSSWIELGSHVHKFYATDFMHPEFNKLQGALECLRFELKDEDHKPNLGLPSLGIENGNDELFNLDVS